A window from Planktothrix sp. FACHB-1365 encodes these proteins:
- a CDS encoding CHAT domain-containing protein, with product MMQNNRKKHQTFQGQHQKLENLPILTFKIGSIVTILTSGFLGISALASNHLSENKNSPVHPVLETLQAQTTPASEPNNPNVNPNIEVLIAEVVIKGIEDIQLQKEIEQIIYTKAGKTTTRQKLQEDINQIFALGWFRTVQVIPEDTPKGVRVTFVVEVNPVLRSIKVIGNQVLTTEIVQQIFQQQFNHRINLKQIEAGIQKINAWYQEKGYAIAQFITAPEISTDGVVTLTVAEGLIEDIQIQFIDANNQVNSATTSINNLEEQSPFKNAIQIKIGDAFNRNIAEAEIQRIFGIGGFTDVKLSLSPGVKNPSSAIIIYQIQSQTTSERLEQEAEKLAKENTPESQQKAIEKYEQVAQNYAQKGDRLRQALILRKMADLEAQTVEKLIAESQSLNTSPLLSAKTSLKGDNRLNLDSSSSLGSLLQSQNITANNSAKSATVIQLPTLEKVEPDLLGLSTLIPPPPPDPNTEKIIKAQTKTVEKQQKTLKYLNESLKVFQEADDDWGEILQIYQMGYLHRKWKEPEQAIQYLNQALEGSKSLDSSKAYWLEIAVLNEIGLSLQELEKYSQSLQTFKKLLSKFQKLQSKKIEMPKGELSYQFEIRGLKTNEPDIFYNLYLNFKHELSNIQDSDPDQRKKVEAIILGSTLIQIGKAYQHLDDQPAKIAVFQESLEIFKQQLQILKEANDPWWSGIFLGMATISALELDNPQQSLTQIREIVALNQSINQPEIGAGLLLLWVGLQTYHSPEPEQVLPALEDAISLINQVQLPEWKSGLEIVAAWLYMTLDDPVKAKSLLAQVPSSLAQVKQLELSIPLRLALAGVYQKLGEKQQALTIISPISTQINTLNKPEISSLLFMGLAWLYDSLDERRLALETLNQAVNKSQQVPQAELAIALSLASSWLSSQLGNLQLANTTAEQAFSQINTLDQPLVKIGLLTGWAWVMDNNFDDQKTMTALRQGVQGLLNKTNPSQPSLEIQLMAFVPEILVLLKQPKLAITFYEEIGLFHQEKLNNLPQANGFFEKIPDTYRRMGKPQLAIEKYQTVTATYQQLGNIQEATRALLKLGQSYQEIGEYQQAIDSFNQAGELLQNSPYKQQAPLAYQEIGRFYGSLGDPQQAQFYYKRAKELAQQIGDTAQVVDILVDIGDWYRRWGEAQPALDAYQQALEQLSYLSESNRLLLPRWEETLQAAISQGEWTKLQALIINSQPQAVIQAKMSLAYSDLGKKPEAIAAFQQAVTLAQSADLGVKRQMFIQGAILYEALEEPQQAIYFLKQAQVDSQAFLSTVDDSPQDATILTFLGKLNAQMGQTQEALEYYNQALELAKDMGNPALESDALYRIAEVEHNAKDFLSAQKHLEAALKIVEALRTEIADLGLRASYFATVQDYYDLYIDVLMQQHQMNPTQGYDAQALYASERAKARTLLELLALANTDIRQGADPQLLAKERSLQHQFQSLEEHRLNLLAEKAPSEQIQALEQRQQELLQQYRDLRTKLQTTPNRYANLTQPQPLTLKEIQQQVLDEQTILLQYALGKERSYVWAVTKTQISSYQLPGREEIETLAKEMRETLTSPRERTRLNNLATVGNRLTAMILNPVASQLQNKRLLIVGDGILHYVPFSALPIPQLSGLETDYQPLILQHEIVNLPSVSTLAALRQETATRPLATKTVAILADPVFSPDDERVQSKGTQPSGEPPLEAVNLLTRAAREVGISWQRLMATRREAETIMGLVSETQRSQVLDFQANREQATSSQLANYRIIHWATHGFVNSRNPELSGMVMSLVDEQGNWQNGYLRLNDIYNLNLPSELVVLSACQTGLGKNIRGEGLVGLTRGFMYAGTPRVVASLWYVDDVATAELMSKFYPAMLSQGLTPSAALRAAQLQMWQNPEWQSPYYWAAFSLQGEWKPSQQL from the coding sequence AAACAATAGAAAAAAACACCAAACTTTTCAAGGTCAACATCAAAAACTTGAAAATCTGCCTATATTAACTTTTAAAATCGGTTCTATTGTTACTATTTTAACATCGGGGTTTTTGGGGATATCCGCTTTAGCCAGTAATCATTTATCTGAAAATAAAAACTCCCCAGTTCATCCGGTTTTGGAGACGTTACAAGCGCAAACAACTCCCGCTTCTGAACCCAATAATCCTAATGTTAATCCTAATATTGAAGTTTTAATTGCAGAAGTCGTTATTAAGGGAATAGAGGATATCCAACTTCAAAAAGAAATTGAACAAATTATTTATACAAAAGCAGGTAAAACCACAACTCGTCAGAAATTACAAGAGGATATTAATCAGATTTTCGCCTTGGGTTGGTTTAGAACTGTACAAGTAATTCCAGAAGATACACCTAAAGGTGTACGAGTTACTTTTGTCGTAGAAGTTAACCCTGTTTTGCGTTCTATTAAGGTGATCGGGAATCAAGTTTTAACGACGGAAATTGTTCAACAGATTTTTCAGCAGCAATTCAATCACCGTATTAATTTAAAACAAATTGAGGCTGGAATTCAAAAAATTAATGCTTGGTATCAAGAGAAAGGTTATGCAATCGCTCAATTTATTACAGCACCCGAAATCAGTACCGATGGAGTTGTAACTTTAACCGTTGCAGAAGGGTTAATTGAAGATATCCAAATTCAGTTTATTGATGCTAATAATCAGGTTAATTCAGCCACGACCTCTATTAACAATTTAGAAGAACAATCTCCCTTTAAAAATGCGATTCAAATTAAAATTGGGGACGCTTTTAATCGAAATATAGCTGAAGCAGAAATCCAGAGGATTTTTGGAATTGGGGGATTTACAGATGTTAAATTAAGCCTTAGTCCAGGGGTGAAAAATCCTAGTTCAGCTATTATTATTTATCAAATTCAATCCCAAACGACCTCTGAACGATTAGAACAAGAAGCTGAAAAATTGGCTAAAGAAAATACTCCCGAATCTCAACAAAAAGCCATTGAAAAATATGAACAAGTTGCTCAAAATTATGCTCAAAAAGGCGATCGCCTTCGCCAAGCCTTAATTCTTCGCAAAATGGCAGATTTAGAAGCACAAACCGTTGAAAAATTAATAGCAGAAAGCCAATCTTTAAATACGTCTCCTTTACTCTCAGCAAAAACGTCTTTAAAAGGGGATAACCGTTTAAACTTAGATTCATCTTCTTCGTTAGGATCATTGCTTCAATCTCAAAATATTACCGCTAACAATTCGGCAAAATCGGCAACGGTGATTCAACTTCCAACCTTAGAAAAAGTTGAACCCGATTTGTTAGGATTAAGTACCTTAATTCCACCCCCACCACCCGATCCGAATACGGAAAAAATCATCAAAGCTCAAACTAAGACCGTTGAAAAACAACAAAAAACCTTAAAGTATTTGAATGAATCATTGAAAGTTTTTCAAGAAGCTGACGATGATTGGGGAGAGATTTTGCAAATTTACCAGATGGGTTATTTACATCGAAAGTGGAAAGAACCAGAACAGGCTATTCAATATTTGAATCAAGCCTTAGAAGGTTCAAAATCCCTAGATTCATCCAAAGCTTATTGGTTAGAAATTGCTGTTCTCAATGAAATAGGATTATCCTTACAGGAGTTAGAAAAATATTCTCAAAGCTTACAAACCTTCAAAAAACTATTATCTAAATTTCAAAAACTTCAGTCCAAAAAGATTGAAATGCCTAAAGGAGAATTGAGTTATCAATTTGAAATTCGAGGTTTAAAAACAAATGAACCTGATATTTTTTATAACTTATACTTAAATTTTAAACATGAATTATCTAATATTCAAGATTCTGACCCGGATCAACGCAAAAAAGTTGAAGCAATTATCCTAGGATCGACTTTAATCCAAATCGGTAAAGCTTATCAGCATTTAGATGATCAACCCGCTAAAATTGCAGTATTTCAAGAATCTCTGGAAATCTTTAAACAGCAATTGCAAATTTTGAAAGAAGCAAATGATCCCTGGTGGTCAGGTATTTTCTTGGGAATGGCTACAATCAGTGCTTTAGAATTAGATAATCCGCAACAATCTTTAACTCAAATTCGAGAAATTGTTGCGCTTAATCAATCTATCAATCAACCTGAAATAGGAGCCGGATTACTATTACTTTGGGTAGGGTTACAAACTTATCATTCACCAGAACCTGAGCAAGTTTTACCAGCTTTAGAAGATGCTATCTCTCTCATTAATCAAGTGCAATTACCCGAATGGAAATCTGGTTTAGAGATTGTTGCAGCTTGGCTTTATATGACCTTAGACGATCCAGTAAAAGCGAAATCTTTGCTGGCTCAAGTTCCATCTTCCCTCGCACAAGTTAAACAACTTGAATTGTCGATTCCACTTCGGTTAGCTTTAGCGGGAGTTTATCAAAAACTAGGAGAAAAACAACAAGCTTTGACGATAATTAGTCCTATTTCTACTCAAATTAATACCCTGAATAAACCTGAAATTTCTAGTTTATTGTTCATGGGTTTGGCTTGGCTTTATGACAGTTTAGATGAACGGAGATTAGCATTAGAAACTTTAAATCAAGCGGTTAACAAAAGTCAACAAGTTCCCCAAGCTGAATTAGCGATCGCTTTATCTTTAGCATCCAGTTGGCTATCGAGTCAATTGGGTAATCTTCAGTTAGCCAATACCACAGCAGAACAAGCTTTTTCTCAGATTAATACCCTCGATCAACCCTTGGTCAAAATTGGTTTATTAACAGGTTGGGCTTGGGTAATGGACAATAATTTTGATGATCAAAAAACGATGACCGCTCTCCGACAAGGGGTTCAAGGGTTACTGAATAAAACTAATCCTTCTCAACCTTCACTAGAGATACAATTGATGGCTTTTGTTCCCGAAATTTTAGTTTTATTAAAACAGCCTAAACTCGCCATCACTTTTTATGAAGAAATTGGCTTATTTCACCAAGAAAAATTGAATAATCTCCCTCAAGCTAACGGATTTTTTGAGAAAATTCCTGATACCTATCGACGCATGGGTAAACCTCAATTAGCCATTGAAAAATATCAAACTGTAACAGCAACTTATCAACAATTGGGGAATATTCAGGAGGCGACTCGTGCTTTATTAAAGTTAGGTCAATCTTATCAAGAAATTGGGGAATATCAACAAGCAATTGATAGTTTTAATCAAGCGGGAGAACTGTTACAAAACTCTCCCTATAAACAACAAGCTCCCTTAGCTTATCAAGAAATTGGTCGATTTTATGGCAGTTTAGGTGATCCCCAACAAGCTCAATTTTATTACAAACGAGCCAAAGAACTGGCCCAACAAATCGGGGACACCGCGCAAGTGGTGGATATTTTAGTCGATATCGGGGACTGGTATCGTCGTTGGGGCGAAGCACAACCCGCCTTAGATGCTTATCAGCAAGCCCTAGAACAGTTATCTTATTTATCTGAGTCAAATCGTCTATTATTACCCCGATGGGAAGAAACTTTACAAGCCGCCATATCTCAAGGTGAATGGACAAAACTGCAAGCATTAATCATCAATTCTCAACCCCAGGCGGTGATTCAAGCCAAGATGAGTTTGGCTTATTCGGATTTAGGAAAAAAACCAGAAGCGATCGCAGCCTTTCAACAAGCTGTTACCCTCGCCCAATCTGCTGATTTAGGGGTGAAGCGCCAAATGTTTATCCAAGGAGCTATCCTTTATGAAGCTTTGGAGGAACCCCAACAGGCGATTTACTTTCTAAAACAAGCTCAAGTTGATTCTCAAGCCTTTCTTAGCACCGTAGACGATTCTCCTCAAGATGCCACGATTCTCACTTTTTTAGGAAAACTCAACGCTCAGATGGGCCAAACGCAAGAAGCATTAGAATATTATAATCAAGCCTTGGAGTTAGCAAAAGACATGGGAAATCCGGCCTTAGAGTCGGATGCGTTATACAGAATTGCAGAAGTAGAACATAACGCTAAGGATTTTTTATCGGCTCAAAAACACCTAGAAGCCGCCTTAAAAATTGTCGAAGCCTTACGAACTGAAATTGCAGATTTAGGGCTACGAGCGTCTTATTTTGCAACAGTACAGGATTACTATGATCTGTATATTGATGTGTTAATGCAACAGCATCAAATGAATCCGACTCAAGGTTATGATGCTCAAGCTTTATATGCTTCTGAACGCGCTAAAGCCCGAACCTTGTTAGAATTATTAGCATTAGCAAATACCGATATTCGTCAGGGAGCAGACCCACAACTGTTAGCAAAAGAACGAAGTCTACAACATCAATTTCAGAGTTTAGAAGAACATCGCCTGAATTTATTAGCAGAAAAGGCCCCTTCCGAACAAATTCAAGCCTTAGAACAGCGACAACAAGAACTATTACAACAGTATCGTGATTTGCGAACTAAATTACAAACAACTCCCAACCGTTATGCTAACTTAACTCAACCTCAACCCTTAACATTAAAAGAAATTCAGCAACAAGTTTTAGATGAGCAAACCATCTTATTACAATATGCGTTAGGAAAAGAAAGGAGTTATGTTTGGGCAGTGACTAAAACCCAGATTAGTAGTTATCAATTGCCCGGACGGGAAGAGATTGAAACTTTAGCCAAAGAAATGAGAGAAACGTTAACATCGCCACGAGAACGAACTCGTCTCAATAATTTAGCAACCGTAGGCAATCGTTTAACCGCCATGATTTTAAACCCGGTTGCGAGTCAATTGCAAAATAAACGGTTACTGATTGTGGGGGATGGAATTTTACATTATGTTCCTTTTTCAGCCTTACCCATTCCTCAATTATCGGGTTTAGAAACAGACTATCAACCCCTTATTCTTCAACATGAAATTGTTAATTTGCCTTCAGTTTCTACATTAGCGGCATTGCGTCAAGAAACCGCAACTCGTCCCTTAGCTACAAAAACCGTTGCTATTTTAGCTGATCCCGTTTTTAGTCCAGACGATGAACGAGTTCAATCTAAAGGGACTCAGCCCTCTGGGGAACCTCCACTGGAAGCGGTGAACCTCCTGACTCGTGCAGCTAGAGAGGTTGGCATTAGTTGGCAACGTTTAATGGCCACTCGCCGGGAAGCAGAAACCATTATGGGTTTAGTCAGTGAGACTCAACGAAGTCAGGTTTTGGATTTCCAGGCTAACCGAGAACAGGCAACCAGTTCCCAACTGGCTAATTATCGCATTATCCATTGGGCGACTCACGGGTTTGTTAATAGTCGTAACCCAGAATTATCTGGGATGGTGATGTCTTTAGTCGATGAACAGGGTAATTGGCAAAATGGTTATCTACGTTTAAATGATATTTATAATCTCAATTTACCGTCGGAATTAGTAGTGTTAAGTGCTTGTCAAACAGGTTTAGGTAAAAATATTCGTGGCGAAGGATTAGTCGGTTTAACACGGGGGTTTATGTATGCGGGAACCCCTCGCGTTGTTGCCTCTCTGTGGTATGTAGATGATGTAGCTACCGCAGAATTGATGTCGAAATTTTATCCAGCAATGTTATCTCAAGGGTTAACTCCCAGTGCCGCCTTGCGGGCAGCACAATTGCAAATGTGGCAAAATCCAGAATGGCAATCGCCTTATTATTGGGCTGCTTTTAGCTTACAGGGAGAATGGAAACCTTCTCAACAGCTTTAA